A single window of Anopheles moucheti chromosome 2, idAnoMoucSN_F20_07, whole genome shotgun sequence DNA harbors:
- the LOC128299738 gene encoding nematocyst expressed protein 3-like, which produces MDCENKENLDTPNPRVVLGVLNDAKSNKTIIGPNNPKKQFVVLKGFKADAAPGPSRPRQQLVSLQTLPAVSSAPGPSRPRQQLVSLQTLPAVSSAPGPSRPRQQLVSLQTLPAVSSAPGPSRPRQQLVSLQTLPAVSSAPGPSRPRQQLVSLQTLPAVSSAPGPSRPRQQLVSLQTLPAVSSAPGPSRPRQQLVSLQTLPAVSSAPGPSRPRQQLVSLQTLPAVSSAPGPSRPRQQLVSLQTLPAVSSAPGPSKLNEAEANETAQGMFITQKTFHFS; this is translated from the exons atgGATTGCGAGAATAAGGAAAATTTGGATACACCAAATCCAAGAGTTGTCCTTGGTGTTTTAAACGATGCAAAGAGTAATAAAACGATTATCG GTCCTAATAACCCGAAAAAGCAATTTGTTGTGTTGAAAGGTTTCAAGGCTGACGCTGCTCCCG GTCCTAGCAGGCCGAGACAGCAGTTAGTTTCCTTGCAGACGCTTCCGGCTGTTTCCTCTGCTCCCG GTCCTAGCAGGCCGAGACAGCAGTTAGTTTCCTTGCAGACGCTTCCGGCTGTTTCCTCTGCTCCCG GTCCTAGCAGGCCGAGACAGCAGTTAGTTTCCTTGCAGACGCTTCCGGCTGTTTCCTCTGCTCCCG GTCCTAGCAGGCCGAGACAGCAGTTAGTTTCCTTGCAGACGCTTCCGGCTGTTTCCTCTGCTCCCG GTCCTAGCAGGCCGAGACAGCAGTTAGTTTCCTTGCAGACGCTTCCGGCTGTTTCCTCTGCTCCCG GTCCTAGCAGGCCGAGACAGCAGTTAGTTTCCTTGCAGACGCTTCCGGCTGTTTCCTCTGCTCCCG GTCCTAGCAGGCCGAGACAGCAGTTAGTTTCCTTGCAGACGCTTCCGGCTGTTTCCTCTGCTCCCG GTCCTAGCAGGCCGAGACAGCAGTTAGTTTCCTTGCAGACGCTTCCGGCTGTTTCCTCTGCTCCCG GTCCTAGCAGGCCGAGACAGCAGTTAGTTTCCTTGCAGACGCTTCCGGCTGTTTCCTCTGCTCCCG GTCCTAGCAAACTAAATGAGGCTGAAGCAAATGAAACGGCGCAAGGTATGTTCATC ACCCAAAAGACGTTCCATTTCTCGTGA